tgagAAAAAAACACGCTACTTGTAAAGGGcgtgtgcaacagcaacaaacatggctgtagacgtgaagttaaatcatgaaatgcaaccttacccgagcaaaaacaatgcatatttactagggagagtcttgataccaatgtccttgacccagccacgcaCAAAGAAGCTGGGAACGCGACCGATGTAATCCTTGATATGACTCGacattttttttgataaagtatcggGATTTATTCCATTGTATAGTTAAATTTTTTGCTCCAATCTGCTTTTTGCAAGAAGATTTAAGCCTTTTTcgtactcagatagtttgtgTGCGCTGCttagttgaccaccactggttttcacttccgggaagaagtcacgtgtctgaagcctagtggttagagtgtccgccctgagatcggtaggttgtgagttcaaatcccggccgagtcatgccaaagactataaaaatgggacccattacctccctgcttggcactcagcatcaagggttggaattgggggttaaatcaccaaaaatgattcccgggcgcggccaccgctgctgcccactgctcccctcacctcccaggggatgatcaagggtgatgggtcaaatgcagagaataatctcgccacacctagtgtgtgtgtgtgacaatcattggtactttaactttaactttaataccagCAATTGCTGATTtatgacacttttatgagcgggTCCCTTTTGGATCATAAGAGTAAGTGTGTATAGTCAATGTTAAACTTGCAGAAGGGTTAATTAGTATGTAATTTTGCTGATTGCTGAGTTTATTTTCACTGATCAATCTGGTCATATTTTGGTCAAAGTGGAGCAGTGTCACACCACACGCTGTGgtgaaaacattattattatttaggccTCGAAAGAGCTCCTGTTACCTCTCTTTCTGCAGTAATCTTTGCCTTTCTTGGACCGCTTCTTGTCCTTGTGGTGCTTCTTTCTTCTGTGCTCGCTGGAAGCTGCAGACATGACCGACGAGTCCGACGCTTCTGAGGCGCAAATGCCGGCGGCGGACGAACTCGAAGACGCTCTTTCTCTTTTTCGAGATTTGGCCTCCGGGTGTGCTCCTTTGTTGGCTTTAAACGCTGTGTAGGGAATCCGCATAATGAGAAAAGCCAGCAATGGTGAATGGCGGCGTCAGAGGCTCAACTGACCCTCAGCTGCGGCGGGGCCAGGTGGCGCAAAGGAACGATTTCTGGTCAGGTTCTCGATCTGACTCCGCAGGAACTTGCGGTCCTGCATCAGATCTTCCACCTGGCGCTCCAGGGCGATGATGCGCTCTTGTTTGCTCTCCAGCATGCATTGCAACCTGGTCATAGTCAGCAGGACCTTCGGAGGCAAGCTCTCGAGGTGCGAAGACGCTGGAGCACCGGATGACAACATGTTGGCGCACACCTGTGTGCGATACAGACAACGTAAATGTTTACCTGACATGGCGCTGCTGGGCGTGTTGTCTTGAACCACATCAGCCGAGGTCGCCGCTTGGAAGCTCTCCCACTTAATGATACGCAGGTCGTCGTGCTCCTGCTTGAGCCAGGACGGCGAGCCGAGCCTGTCGTTGCTCCTCCTCACGCAGCTGGAGTCGATCTCCACGCAGGGCGAAAAACCCGACACCTCCTGCTGCCACAATGACGACATCACCTGAATTCATAAACACAATGTTTTGAAAATAAAGTCACTGGGCCAGGGTGGCAaactcgttttcactgagggccacgtcgcagttatggctgccctcagaggactGCTTTTAACAGTGAGTGATAAATAAATGAAGCTAAATGTATTCACCTgaggatattattacacaattgcctatgcatttgatcattatatgtttttttttacttactccgttaaaaaaaaaaatctgtagacagggagctcagttgccagaattgtattgCAGAATGTAGTGTTTTTTtggtacagcatattactgtaatgaAAAATGGTATCactgtatttttacagtaaaattctggtgactaagggGACATTTTTTAATcgcaaaatctatggttgtttgtttttacagggtattactgtaaatggaagtacggtaccactgttttttacggtaacattctggcgactgagcagcaggttgttttttttaaccgttttacAACATTTAATTTAttgaataacttgctttaaaatcataagtcaatcagataattattttcattttaacaaaaaaagtttgtaatgtatgataatataatatttcttaCATTGTTACAAAACATGAAACTAATAGtccattattattacagattataACTACTTTCCAACCTAAAGTCATgcaaatgtactgtatttttacccccacactttgaaccctgggTCTTATAAAACagcgtggctaatttatggagtttcatcgctaacggccataatgttttgtattcaacaaatagcttTCAAagaacaccgacagagacactgaaatggtgtgtaATTGTCTGTGCTGTAGCACCATATTttagacgagttcgctcactgcaggtgcttgagttgaaaatgtacttcctgttttgtatttgtccatagcgtttctgttcaaaatgattcttcattcatcactctaagccagtggttctcaaatgggggtacttgaaggtatgccaaggggtatgtgagattttttttaaatgtctgtcaaaaagaactgtgaaaagaaatgcaacaatgcaatattcagtgttgacagatagattttttgtggacatgttccataaatattgatgttaaagatttatttttttgtgaagaaatgtttagaattaagttcatgaatccagatggatctctattacaatccccaaagagggcactttaagttaatgattacttctatgtgtagaaatctttatttataattgaatcacttgtttatttttcaacaagtttttagttatttttatatctttttttccaaatagttcaagaaaggccacaacaaatgagcaatattttgcactgttatacaacttaataaatcagaaactgatgacatagtgctgtatttttacttctttatctctttttttcaaccaaaaatgctttgctctgattagggggtacttgaatttaaaaaatgttcacagggggtacatcactgaaaaaaggttgagaaccactgctctaagctacatttgtaagttttagaaAAGAACTAAAACAAGTTATACTTGCCAAAtcgttccatgtgtgatgtctgcaggagtgttttcatgcatttttgtaaGTACTATCATAATGTAAACAAGCATTAGCcaacatgctaacacgtttacgagtgtctgtcagtatcattaacttacaatggcattctttttgtattgtttcagttttgtaaattcaccaaaaagtcaacgtggagttattaagtctgtttagctgattggagagctagcttccgcagctagtgggtccatgacaatgacttctgttttgtttgatcagccattttactgccgtgtgacaggcaccgtttggaaacaattaaggtatgcaaataaacatttacaaaatcttttgtacaggtctatatctgcggcttatagtcccatGCGGCTAATATATGCTTAAATGCTGGTGCTCTGCATAGCTTGGAAAATACAGTAACTAATATTGCATTATTAACATgtacaacattattattacagatttaTACATAAGTAAAAGAAATACGATAATATAATTATCATTTTTTagataatattgaataaaaatatatgcaattgcacgcagtacttgtattttttttctgtgaaaacGGAAAtaactaatacatttagtaagaaaaaataaagtattttattgacatgttatttccaggctttcgcaggccatataaaatgaagtgtcgagtcagatctggcccccggcccTTCAGTTTGACACCTGTACACCAGGCATTGTGTAAGGCTTaatttaggctatgtctacactaacccctcaaacaaataattatttagcctaagccccgtttcagccatttcttgaatctccggctcttagctttgtatggacttcttgatcgtttacaaactgagttcggagaggaagtgacagcagaaagaccgcgccccacacaggaaatgacgtcagaaagaacgcgccacagccagcttcatagtaaagcggtttcgtaactcggtgctaaccactggaaatatggaggccagtcattcagacatgcccgtgtttctccctccatctgtacagacgcttgtggaaatcacacatgaataccttaagagaaagcgattgcagctatttgggatacaacacttctcagacggcaagagaactttccaatgtctgggtcagctgtgattctacttagcgaaaaactttgtccttttgtcgaaggagagtcaacgagaatgcgagctcccgtgtaTGTGatgaaaaaggtagcgtgtgctttgtattacctttgTCTTGGAGGGagaactacggaaaacagcgaatgcatttggactggcaaagcagactgtatcagttattgtccgccatgtatgtcgcggactcaacgtctaggttcaGAGTATACAAagacaccaaaaacgaatggacaatgaaggtgaagacaaaagagtgaagagtgtcctgaacagatatctagatccctagtttgattgatgtaaaatgttctttatcacattgtttacgtgtctaataaagacttgattaatttatgatggggaggtgtttagggcacgtccgaccggtaggaggccacggggaagacccaggacacgttgggaagactatgtctcccggctggcctgggaacgcctcgggatcccccgggaggagctggacgaagtggctggggagagggaagtctgggcttccctgcttaggctgctgcccccgcgatccgacctcggataagcggaagaagatggatggatggatggatggatatgatggctcaggtgtgattcactacaatagggccccacagcgcactggattacagttaattgaaatacaacactggatattgttcagataagttaaatttaagaacttgcacacaaagcaacactggaggtgactatgacgtgtgcattttccgtgcatgcgtattaggttgcgttgcgccggcggacggaggggcgagggggtcttaaacggtggcatttttgtgtgatttaccctggataaccttagccggcaaACGGGGCCTTAGTGTCAGAATGATGTAGTAAAATTCGACGCCACtgcaaatgtggactgtgaaatcagtcaaattcaacatATTGCTACAAAAGTCATGAAAATATTATCTCTTACAGTAgttgtttttcatttaaaaatgttgattTTATAAATCATTATCAATATTGTTTGCTGTACCTCTTGTATTGGATCCTTTTGTGAGGATGCTGGAGTGACTCTCTCTAGAGGAGATAAGCAGTATTGCAAGACACAGTGATCCATTTTAAACGACTAAAACCGTTATTTGgtgaattattaataataacacgtCATTACTTTCGACACTGCTTGTGCTTAATGTAAATAAAGCCCGGTGGTGCGTTCAAAGGTCTTCATACTGTAACTTGATCCTGAAACAGGAAGTAGTCTGTCTCCCCCtcatgtcgccatggagaccatgaTAAGATTTCATCTATTATTAATAAATGACCGACACACCATCGTTTGTGTTCGAAAATAATGTATGTTAAAATGGTGACACGAATATATATGATGGTAAACAAAGCGTCCGCCATGTTGCTGCGGTGGCTCTAATCCACGTTAGCTTTCCCCAAGATGGATGCTAATGACCACCGGTGTTAATTGCCAACAAAGACGAGGGGAAAGGAGCTACACAATGACGAAGAGCATGCACCCCAACGTACCTTGAGTATATAAACAGGTAGTCGCGATGTGTTTTGCTTTTCACTCGGCGTGGAGTGTCCAGTGTTTTCACTAATACGGTGTAAACAAGAGGAGACTATTAGGGGGCAGAGCTTCGACGCAATGGAGCTCGCTTACAAATGGGACACCAGCAATGGCGATGCTGCCTTCAGGGACAGAACAGACAATCGTAGATTCCAATGATCGTGGGAGGGTTTTTGAAATTCATCACAAAAAATGGGGATAAACAGGTGCGACACAACTTTATTTTCCGCTATATTTATTTGGCCATATAAAGGAATACAGTATTTGGACTATAAGCTGATTAATAGTGCCATCGTAAGAATATACGAGTGTATGTGAACACACCACAGCTGCCACAGACACACGTTTAAATATTTTATAATGAGCTGGCCTATATTCTTCAtgtgctattattattatcattgattTCGTACTCTTATGTGTTAGTCATAggatataaaaattaaaaagtgaGGCGTGGTTGTGTATGTCAAGTGTATTAGTGGGCAGGAAAAGAACATTCTGTAATTCAATACAATGTTGTACAATATCCAAACCTTAATATTCATTTCAAAGCACTTACAAGGACTGGCCTAACGTTACATAAATATCCACGGTTTTAGATTCAAGTGTATTCCTGTAAACTAATCAAaactagaatgcattaaaaaatagatATTATTATGTTAGTTGTTGCTTAAGTGGCAGTTTGTGGTGTACCTCCGTCTTTTAGGCTCAATAAACAAGtgaaaaatgaaagaaaacaagTGAAAAATGAAAGAAAACTGGAAAAATGGGAACGTTTCTGCAACATTTGAGCTCTTTCAAGTCACAAGGCGTGATTGCACTATAATTTACAATCAATATTAGCAGAAGGTAAACATTGATAAATGACTTTTTGACGCAGAAGCAGACAAATAATGAACACGTTTGTTGCAGTAGTATGCAAAGCTGAGGATACTGAGCTTCATAAACACAATTCGTCATGATGAAAGAACTGACCTTTGACCGGTTTCAAATCTGCCGATGTTTGCTTTTCATTGTGCTAAATCAAACTTTCTCATGTATCCACGTTTTACCCCCCTTACAGTATTTTCACAGAGCTCTAAATAAAGCCATCAGGTGAGTCCTTAAACGCACCACTTAGCTCCTCCACGAATGCCCCCCTAAACGGTTAAAACTGACGTGAGATCAGTTGGTTTAGTAGCTACACATTGTCAGTGTCAGTGACAGAGGTTGAAAAAAGAAGACGTCAGACGTCACATTGAGCGGTGGCGAAGCGTCTTCAGTGGCAGATGGCCAGGAGGAGGCGCTTGAAGTCGCCGCTGCACTCGTCTTTCAGCGCGTCCTTCAGGGACACGTCGTACTTCTCCAGGTACAAGTCTTTGATGGTCTCCAGgtcatactgtaaataagaacaaTACAGTACGACACATTCCACCATGCTTCTTTGCATTATTCTTACCATAATATTCATTGTAATCTTTATTTTAAATATTAGTATTTTCTTATTTGCTTTTTATAacatttaataacaataatacaaataatatcttaGGATGAGAAATCAGAGAATGttataaaattataataaaaaatatattcctTCAATTtagatattattaatattataaacaTATTAGgaaatatttgtatattttaacattagcatttttGTGTAATTGAActatattacattgtattataacatcaataaaatattAATTTACTTTTCTTAAACATATACAAGTATTTGATATTTGAAAATATAGTATATAATACAAACATAGACAGACCTGTTAAAACATTCACAATTTTTACAGGAATATTTTTCGAATGTTCATATTATTATTCAACATTATAGTAAcatattaatatatttaaaaatgtgcctttttatgacaaatatatttatgtgttgtttttttatgtaacTTAACTATATTATATCTAAATATAATAATCATATAGTACACTACATTATGTTTCTTAAAATATATGAaagtatttgatattttaaaataataataatgtcaaagAACTTAAAAGAATATTTACAATTTTTAGAGGAATATTCCCCCcaagttgatattattattatcaacattataagaacactttttttttttaaataaccattTGTATAAcaattatattgtatttatatgttttaaatagattttttatgTCATGTagaaaatatttaaacatttttaaagaatatttttcCAAAGTATGTAGTataattatca
This genomic interval from Nerophis lumbriciformis linkage group LG07, RoL_Nlum_v2.1, whole genome shotgun sequence contains the following:
- the LOC133609530 gene encoding uncharacterized protein → MSSLWQQEVSGFSPCVEIDSSCVRRSNDRLGSPSWLKQEHDDLRIIKWESFQAATSADVVQDNTPSSAMSASSHLESLPPKVLLTMTRLQCMLESKQERIIALERQVEDLMQDRKFLRSQIENLTRNRSFAPPGPAAAEAFKANKGAHPEAKSRKRERASSSSSAAGICASEASDSSVMSAASSEHRRKKHHKDKKRSKKGKDYCRKRATGVQYVIHRYKQVLSAFIKKKSMSEAFRHLGIDRNTIANTASIAELHLAGKDMAPLVGTFRPGEETLVSYAQRCTLAIDGDADLSRRIDHMKSNGQLLPISGKRSRLMHSHLPPLGGVTDSILIG